Proteins encoded by one window of Elaeis guineensis isolate ETL-2024a chromosome 12, EG11, whole genome shotgun sequence:
- the LOC105055669 gene encoding GATA transcription factor 28: protein MYGGEDPFLQPPHLPGEIDGGGAVRMGGADEAPQESGSMPEALQLQAPATSNQLTLSFQGDVYVFDSVQPEMVRAVLLLLGGQEELASDVTGMAVPFHPDHRGLHNVSRSANNPHRLASLMRYREKRKSLCFNKKILYNVRKEVASRMKRHKGQFASSKVNSEELVTASSSGNFVQNNFQEETNQHAFCLNCGTSKDSTPMMRRGPDGPRSLCNACGLMWANKGTLRSQPPVSPAGTYNMSINQMEQSDANVGSNSHMFSATSSGHESIVMAESGTPWT, encoded by the exons ATGTACGGGGGCGAGGACCCGTTCTTGCAGCCTCCTCACCTCCCCGGCGAGATCGACGGCGGAGGCGCCGTCAGGATGGGCGGCGCTGACGAGGCCCCGCAGGAGTCTGGGAGCATGCCGGAGGCCTTGCAGTTGCAGGCGCCGGCGACGTCGAATCAGCTCACTCTTTCTTTCCAGGGTGATGTTTACGTCTTCGACTCCGTCCAGCCGGAGATG GTTAGAGCAGTTCTATTATTGTTGGGTGGACAAGAGGAATTAGCTTCTGATGTCACTGGCATGGCAGTTCCCTTTCATCCTGATCACAGG GGTCTACATAATGTTTCACGATCTGCAAATAATCCTCATAGACTTGCTTCTCTTATGCGCTACCGTGAGAAGAGAAAAAGCCTATGTTTCAACAAGAAAATTCTCTATAATGTCCGAAAGGAGGTTGCTTCCAG GATGAAACGCCACAAAGGTCAATTTGCATCATCTAAGGTCAACTCTGAGGAACTGGTTACAGCCTCATCAAGTGGGAATTTTGTGCAGAATAATTTTCAAGAGGAGACAAATCAGCATGCTTT TTGCCTGAACTGTGGAACTAGTAAAGATTCTACCCCAATGATGCGTCGTGGTCCAGATGGACCAAGATCTCTCTGCAATGCTTGTGGGCTAATGTGGGCAAACAAG GGCACTTTGAGAAGCCAGCCTCCAGTTTCACCAGCTGGAACATATAACATGTCGATTAACCAAATGGAGCAG AGTGATGCCAATGTCGGGAGCAACAGCCATATGTTTTCTGCAACTTCAAGTGGCCATGAGTCAATTGTTATGGCTGAATCTGGTACGCCATGGACTTGA